The DNA segment GCGTGCAGCTCGCCGCCGCTCGCCGGGTCGATGCCCTTCACCTGGCGGGGAGTGTTGTCCAGCTCGGTGAGGCCCATCGACTGCGCGAGCCGGCGCGCCGGGTCGATGGTCAGCACCACCGTACGGCGCCCGTGCACCTCGGCCGCGCGCAGCCCGAGGGCCGCGGCGGTGGTGGTCTTGCCGACGCCGCCGGCGCCGCAGCACACCACGATGCGGACGGCCGGATCGGAGAGCAGGCGGTCGACGTCAAGCCGTGGAGCGGTCAAGTCAGCCACCGTTCAAGATTAGTGTGTCTTCAGTCCGTTTTAAGGGTGGTGGGCGGGCGGTCGGATGGCGGATCAGGAGCGGAGAAGCCGGCCTGCCAGATCTTGGAGACCGGCCAGATCCACGCCGTCCGGCAGCAGCGGCAACTCCACCATCGGGCGGCCCAGCTCGGCCAACTCGACCCGGAGCGACTCCTCCAGCTCCCGCCTGGTCAGGTGCGCCTGTGCCTCGGCGGTGAGTTGGCTCACCGTGGCCGCGGACGCGGGCAGACCGGCCGCCACCAGACCCCGTTTGACCTCAGCCTTGGTGACCTTGCCACCGGGCAGGAGAGCCGGCCGGGCGCCGTTCACGATGACCCGGCCGATCGGGATGTGCAGGGCGGTGAGCTCGGCGATCGCGTCCAGGCTCTCCTGGACCGGCATCTCCTCGAGGAGCGTCACCACGTGCACGGCGGTCATCGGCGAGCGCAGCAGCGCGGCGACGCCGTCGCTCTGTGTCTTGATCGGACCGACCTTGGCGAGCCGGGCGGTCTCCGCCGTGACGTTGAGGAACCGGCCGACCCGGCCGGTGGGCGGCGCGTCCAGCACCACCGCGTCGTACACCCGGCGGCCGTCCTGCGAGCGGGTCGTGGCCTCCTTCACCTTGCCGGTGAGCAGCACGTCCCGCAGTCCGGGCGCGATCGTGGTGGCGAAGTCGATGGCGCCGACCTTGCGCAGGGCCCGGCCGGCCGCGCCGAGCTTGTAGAACATGTCGAGGTATTCGAGGAGGGCCTCCTCCGGGTCCACGGCCAGGGCGCGGACCTCGCCGCCGCCGGTGGTCGTGGCGATCCGCTTCTCCGCGTACGGCAGGGGGTCGAGGCCGAACAGCTGCGCGATGCCCTGCCGGCCCTCCACCTCGACGAGCAGCGTGCGCCGCCCGCTCGCGGCCAGGCCGAGCGCGAGGGCGGCGGCCACGCTGGTCTTACCGGTGCCGCCCTTGCCGGTCACCACGTGCAGCCGCTCCGGCCAGTTGCGCTGTTCGCCCATGCATCTAAGTTACGGCTAACCGGCGACTTCGCAGACCAGCCAGCCGGCCTTGCGGACCACCGTGAACTCGAGGTCCTGCGCGGCGGTCTTCTCGTCGGAGGTGGAGAGCACCACCCGTACGGAGACCTTCGCCTGTTCTTCGTCCGTGCTGGCCACGGCCGGATCGTCCCAGCGGAAGACCGCGCCGTCGTAGCCGCCGGCGTAGGCGCTGATCTGCTCGACCCGCTCGGCGAGTTTCCGGTCGTCCCGAGATTTGCGGCACACCAGGTTCTCGGCGGTCTTCGCGTCCTGCTGCGTGTAGACGGCGGTGAGGAACCGGTTGACCGCCGTCGCCGGGTCGGCCGAGCCGGGATTGTCGGCGTCCCGGAAGAGGAGGTAGGCGGAGACCGCCCCGCCTCCGCAGAGGACCAGCGTCGCGGCGAAGGCGAGCGACAGGAAGACGGCCGAGCGGCGCCCCGGATCCGGCATCGTCGTGGCCTGCGCGGTCGGCGAACCCACCCAGATCGGCGGCGAGTGCTGGTACGCCAGGTGCTCCGGCGGCGGATGCTGCCACTCGCCGGGTTTCTCGTGCCGTGCGTGCCAGCCCGCGCTGTCCGGCTGCTGCCAGCCGACCACGGGGATCACCTCGGTGGCGTCCGAGGCCGGCGGGTGACGCGGCGGCGGCTGGCTCCCGGCGACCGGCAACTCCCCGTCCGGCTCCTCGACCATCTCACCCTCCGCACTCTCGCTATCACTCTCCGCATCAGCCTTAGTCAGGCTAGCCAACCGGGCGATCGTCCGGGCCCTAAGCTGTGCCGGTATCCGACTTATAGGGAGAGGCCAAGTCATGCAGAAGTGGGAGTACGTGACCGTGCCCCTGCTGGTACACGCGACCAAGCAGATCCTCGACAACTGGGGCGAGGACGGCTGGGAGCTCGTCCAGGTCGTGCCCGGTCCCAACCCCGAGCAGCTCGTGGCCTACCTGAAGCGGCCGAAGGCATGACCGGGCCGGCCCCGGTCGCCGGCGAGGGCGCCGTCGACGCGTACGCCAAGCTCGCCGAACTCGGGCTGACCCTGCCGTCCGTGGTGCCGCCGCTGGCGTCCTACGTTCCGGCCGTGCAGTCCGGCAACTACGTCTACGTCTCCGGTCAGCTGCCGCTGGTCGAGGGCAAGCTGCCCAAGGCCGGCAAGGTCGGCGCGGAGGTCAGCGCGGAGGAGGCCGCCGAGCTCGCCAAGATCTGCGCGCTCAACGCCCTCGCCGCGATCGAGGCCCTGGTCGGCCTCGGCCGGGTCGTGAAGATCGTCAAGCTGACCGGCTTCGTCGCGTCCGCTCCCGGCTTCACCGCCCAGCCCGTCGTCATCAACGGCGCGTCGAACCTCTTCGGCGAGGTCCTCGGTGAGCAGGGCCGGCACGCGCGCAGCGCCGTCGGCGTGTCCGAACTGCCCCTGAACGCGCCCGTCGAGGTGGAAGTCATCGCCGAAGTAGCGTGATCTTGCGGTGATTCGGCCCCTTTTGGTCACCCAAGGTGACCGGAACGGACATCGTGTCTCGGCTAGCGCCCAGGGTCCGACGTACGATTCGGGTCATGGGGGGTGCTGAGCCCGAGTCGGCAGAGGTCGACCGGCTACCGGGTTGGGTGACGCTGCTGCGAGCGCCCAACCCGGGGCCGATGACGCTGGACGGCACCAACACGTGGATCCTGCGTGCTCCCGGTGCGGATTTCGGCACCGTGATCGACCCCGGCCCACTGGACGAGGGACATCTGCGGCGGATCGCCGAGCACGGTCCGTTCCAGTTCATCCTCATCACCCACGGTCATCACGACCACGTCGAGGGCGCCGCCCGGCTCTCCGAGATCCTCGGTGGCACCGCCGTGCTCGCCGCCGACCCGGCCCACTGCCGGCACGGTGGACCACTCGACCCACAAGAGCACCTCGGTGGGAACGGGCTCGAAATACAGGTGCTGGACACTCCCGGGCACACGAGCGATTCGGTGTGTTTTCTCGTCGAGTGCGAGGACGATCGGGTGATCTTCACGGGTGACACGATCCTGGGCCGCGGGACCACGGTGGTGGCCGCGCCCGACGGCGACCTGGGCTCCTACCTGGCGAGCCTCACGCAGCTCAGTGCGTACGAGAAGGTGCTGATGCTGCCCGGCCACGGACCGGCCCGCGGCGACACCGCCGAGCGCGCCTCCTTCTACCTCGACCACCGCCGGGAGCGGCTGGCGCAGGTGGCGGCCGCCATGGCCGCCGGCGCCGACACACCCGCCGCCGTGGTCGATCTGGTCTACCCGGACATCGACCCGGGCGTGCGCTTCGCCGCCGAGTGGTCGGCCGCCGCGCAGATCGATCACCTGCGCCGGGAATCCGGGGCCACCCCCGACCGGTTGGATCCGCCGTGACCTGCCCCGTCTGCGGAACCGTCGCCGTGCCCGGCGCCCGCTTCTGCCACCACTGCGGCGCGGCGCTGCCCGGCGCGGCGTCCCCCGACGCCGCCACCCTGCCCGCCGCCGAGCGCCGCATCGTGACGGTGCTCTTCGGCGACCTCTCCGACTTCACCTCCTGGTCCGAGGACCTCGACCCGGAGCGGGTCGGCGCGGTCACCGACCGGGTGCTCGCGGCCCTGGCCGGTGCGGTCAAGACGTTCGGCGGCCACGTGGACAAACTGACCGGCGACGGGATCATGGCGGTCTTCGGCGCGCCGGTCGCGCACGAGGACGACGCCGAGCGCGCGGTCCGGGCCGCTCTCAGCATGCAGCGCGCGGTCCGCCGGGTGCTCGACGACGAGCGCGGCGGCGGCGCGCCGCTCGGTCTGCGGGTCGGCCTCAACACCGGCGAGGTGGTCGCCGGCATGCAGGCCGGCATCGAATACACGGTCATCGGCGACACGGTGAACACGGCGGCCCGGCTCGCCGACGCCGCCGCGGTCGGCGCGGTCTACGCCGGCGAGCGGACCAGCGGCGGCACTCGCCACGTGGCGTCCTGGCGGCAGCTGCGCCCGCTGCGGCTCAAGGGCAAGCGCGAGCCGGTTCCGACCTACGAGCTGCTCGGCCTGCACGACGCTCCCGGCACCCGGTCCGGCCTCGGTGACGAGGCGCCGTTCGTGGGCCGCGAGACCGAGCTGGGCCGGGTTTCCGGGCGGCTCGCCGAGGCGATCGACTCCGGAACCCCACGGATCATGGTGATGACCGCGGAGGCCGGCATCGGCAAGTCCCGCTTCGCCGGCGAGGTGAAACGTCTCGCCGCCGGCTACGAGGTGGGATCCGGGGCCTACTCCGGGCACGGCGCCCGGGTGCTGCGGGTGCGCTGCCGCGCGTTCGGTGAGCGCCGCCGGTTCGCGCCGCTCGCCGACATCATCCGCAAGGCCGGCGGCCTGCCCAAGGACGTCACCGCCACGGTCGGCCGCACGGTCGTCGAGGAGCGCCTGCGCAAGCTGGCCGGCCGGCTCGGCGCCCAGTTCGACACCGACCGCCTGCTGGTCCTGCTCGGTTACGGCGAGGCGAAGGCCAACCCGGGCGGACCGATCGCGCCCGCCGACTGGCCGCCGAGCGCCAAACGTGTCGACGCCGAGGCCATCTCGGTGGCCGTGGGCGGCGTGCTGAACGCTCTCGCCGCCGAGGCCCCGCTCGTGGTGATCGTCGACGACCTGCACGACGCCACCGCCACCACGATCGACGCGCTCGGCGACACCCTCTCCCAGCTCGAAGGCCCGGTCGTGGTGCTGCTGCTCGGCCGCCCCGAGCTGGTCCGCACCGCCGGGGTGATGACCCGGCTCGCCGACGCCGAGGTGCACACCCTGCCCCCGCTGCGGGGAGCGGACGCCTCCCGGCTGCTCACGTCGTACCTGAGCGGCGGCAAACTGCCGCAGGCCGACAACGACCGGCTGCTCGCCACCGCGCAGGGCAACCCGTTCTACCTGGCCGAGATGGTCACGCTGCTGATGGAGCGGGGCGCGCTGACGCCGGCCGTCGGCGCCAACGCGGCCGGGCGTTGGCAGCTCGCCGCCGGCTCGTTCGACAGCCAGCTGCTCTCCCGCGACCTCGCCGCCGTCCTCGCGGCCCGCATCGACGCGCTCTCGGTCGAGCCGCGGGCGGTGCTGCGCGACGCGTCGGTCGCCGGTACGACGGTGCCGAGCGGCGTCCTCGAAGCGCTCCAGGAACGGCGGGCGGCGGAGTCCCGGCCCGGCGCGGTCTCCACGGTCGAGCTCGAACGCACCATCGACGAGCTGCTGCAGCGCCGCATGCTGCACCGGTCGCGCGGCGGCTACCAGTTCACCACCCCGCTGATGCGCGAGGCGGCGTACGCCGGAATCGGCAAGGCCGACCTTGCGGAGCGGCACGCCTACCTGGCCACCTGGGCCGCCCCGGAGTCGGTGGACCGGCCCGGCCACGACGGCGCGGTCCGGCTCAACCTCACCGGCAACGACCGGGACGCGTTCATCGCGACCCACGCCGAGTGCGCTGTCGGCCTGGCCGACGCGGTGCGGCTGCGCCCGGACGCGACCGCCCGCGAGGTGGCGCCGCTCGGCGTCGCGGCGCTCGGCCGGATGGCCCGCCGCGCGCTGGCGAACATCGAACCGGCCGCCGCGATCGAGTACGCCGAACGCGCCGCCGCCCTCACCCAGGACGGCCTGCCCCTGCCCGATCAGCTCGTGCACGCCCGCGCGCTGCTGCGCCTGGGCCGGGCCGAGGAGGCGCTCGCGGCCGGCGAGAACATCACCGAGGCGGCCGCCGACGACCCGCTCTGCCGGGCCGAGGGCATGATCCTGGTGGGCCGCGCGCACGAAGCCCTCGGCGACACCAGCGAGGCCGTCGCGGCCTGGCAGGAGGCGCTCGAAGTGGCCACTGAGGCGCAGCTGCTGCCGGAGCGCGCCAACGCGATGCGCCGCCTCGGCATGGCCGACTTCCTGGCCGGCAAGCTGAGCCAGGCGAGTAGCCGGTTCGCCGCCGCCTATCAGGTGACGCTCGCCGCGGGCGACCGGCACGGCCAGGCCTGGGCGCTGCAGAACCTCGCCTGGGTGACCACCACCCGCGGCGACTTCGCCGGCACCGACGCGGTGCTGGGCCGGGCCGCGCGCCTCTTCGCCGAGCTGGGCGACCAGGTGGGCCGGTCCTGGCTGCGCGGCACCACGGCGTTCGCCCGGCTGCTGGCCGGCCGCCTGCAGGAGGCACGCCGGCTCGCCCGGATCTTCCTGCCGTTCGGCGACCGGGTCGGCGAGGGCTGGGCGGTCGGCACGCTGCGGGTCGTGGAGGCCTACGCCGCTGCCGAGCTCGGCGACCTGGGCGCCGCCGACGGTCAGGCGCGCCGGGCCTACCGGGAGTTCAACGAGGTCTCCGACGACTGGGGTCGCGGGCTGGCCATGGTGGTCCGCGGCGCGATCGCCCGTGGCCTGGGCGAGCTCGACCACGCGCAGGACCTGCTGACCGACGCGCTCGTCTACGCCGACCGCACCGGGCACCCGCTGCTGCTCGGCATGGCCGGGACGCTGCACGGATTCGTCGCCCTGCAGCGCGGCGACCTGGCGACCGCCGAGGCGGACGCGCAGCGGGTCATGATCGCTGTCGAGCCGCACAATCCGCTGGCTCCGGCGCAGGTCGGGCCGCGCGTGCTGCTGGCCGAGGCGCGGACGCGGGCGGGTGACGCACGTACCGCGATCGGGCTGCTGGCGCCGATCGCGAGCGACACGTCCACCCCGTCGTTGCTGTTCAGCCGTCGGCACGCGCTGGCGGCGTACGCATCCGCGCTCCTCGCCGAAGGCCGTGTCGAGTCGGCGATGACCTGGATCGAGCGCGCCTTCGAGGTTCCGGCCGAGGATGTGCGCAGTGGTGTGCTGGCCGCGATGGTGCGGGCCCGGGTGCTCGCGGCGGCCGAGCGTTTCGACGAGGCCAGGGCTTCGGCGGACGAGGCGGTGAAGCTGGCCTACTCGACCGAGCAGGTGAGCGAGCGGGCCGGGGCCGAGGAACTGCGTGACACACTGGCTCTCGCGGGTGTCGAACCGGAAACTGTCGCCTACGCGTCTGACGTGCCGGGATGATCTTCCGGCGGCCTGGCGTATTTTCTATTCCGTGACGGAGACTCCGCCTGGTGCCCTGCCCGCCCCGTACGTGCCCGGCATGTCCGGATTGTCGGTAATGGCACGCGGTGGTTACGCAACCGTGTACCGCGCCACCCAGGACTCGGTGGGCCGCGAGGTCGCCATCAAGATGGAGAACCGCACCCTCGACAACGCCCGTGACCAGGCGAGATTCCTGCGTGAGGCGCGCGCGGCCGGCCGCATGTCGTCGCATCCGCACGTCGTCGACCTCTTCGACGTGGGTGTGACGGTCGATCAGCATCCATACCTGATCATGGAGCTGTGCGACGGGTCGTACCTCGATCGCATGCGCGTCTCCCCGCTCACCCCGGCCGAGGCCCGCGACGTCGGCATCAAGATCGCCGACGCGCTGGTGCACTCGCACGCCAACGGGGTGCTGCACCGTGACGTGAAGCCGGCGAACATCCTCTACTCGCAGTTCAACGCGGCCGTGCTCGCCGACTTCGGCCTGGCCGTGCTGGGCGAGATGCGCGATTCGTCGGTCACCCTGGAGGTGCTGACGCCGGCCTACGCGCCGCCGGAGATGTTCCGCCACGAGAACCCGTCCGGCGCCGCCGACGTCTACGCCCTCTGCGCCACCCTCTACGCCGTCATGAACGGCCGCCCGCCGCGCTGGGCCACCGACCGCAGTCCGAGTCTGATCACCCTGATGGACCTCTTCACCCAGCCGCTCCCGGACATCCCCGGGGTGCCGCGGGCGCTCACCGAGATCCTCCGCTACGGCATGGCGAACGACCCGGAGTCCCGCCCCACCGCCGAGCAGATGCGCGACCTGCTCAACAACCTCCAGCTCGATCCGAACACGCCACAGCCACCCCCGGCCGTCTACCGATCGACGCAGAACTACGTGCCACCACGCCCCCGCCCGATCGTGCCGAGCACCCCGACGCGCGAGGACGACACCCCCACCGTGCACCAGAGCGGCCGGAAGGGGTTTTTCAGCCGCTGGTTCAACTGATCTTTCTTTCCTCGTACGGACGAGAGCGTCCCCCACCGCACGCCGAACCCGTTCCCACCGACCCTGCGCGAGCCCTTTGCCCGGTCAAGGCCGCACCAGCGGCGCAAGCTCCCGGCCCAGCCGGCGCGCGCCCGAGGGCGGCGACCGCACACACCAAGCATCCGTGTGCACTCACCGCCACCATCAGGACGGCCAGCGCACACACCAAGCGATCGTGTGCACTCACCGCCACCATCAGGACGGCCAGCGCACACACCAAGCGATCGCGTGCGATCACCGCCACCATCAGGACGGCGAACGCACGCACCAAGCAACGCGAGGACGGCGAGCGCACACACCAAGCGATCGCGTGCGGCCACCGCCACCATCAGGACGGCCAGCGCACACACCAAGCGATCGTGTGCGGGCACCGCCGCTATACGGGCGGCTGGCGGACGCAAAACGCCGTTGCGTGCGGTCACCGCCCGGCTCGCCGACGCCGGAGAGCGGCCGGATCACTCCGGGTCGAGGACTGCCAGCAGCTCGCCGGTGTCGACTTCGGCGCCCGGGTGGACCGGCAGGGAGGCGACGACGCCGGCTGACGGCGCGTGGACCGGGTGCTCCAGCTTCATCGCCTCCAAGGTCAGCAGCAGTTCGCCGGCTCGGACCCGCTGACCGGGAACGACCAGGACGCGGCGTACCGCACCGGGCAGTGGGGCGATCAGCGAGCTCTCGGTGGCCTCCGGGGCGGGCAGTGGGAAGCGGGAGATCTCCCGGAGCGTCACCGAACCCTCGGGGCTGTCCACGTATGACACGTCACCGACCCGGTGCACCAGGACGGCGAGGCG comes from the Actinoplanes sp. OR16 genome and includes:
- a CDS encoding ArsA-related P-loop ATPase, translating into MGEQRNWPERLHVVTGKGGTGKTSVAAALALGLAASGRRTLLVEVEGRQGIAQLFGLDPLPYAEKRIATTTGGGEVRALAVDPEEALLEYLDMFYKLGAAGRALRKVGAIDFATTIAPGLRDVLLTGKVKEATTRSQDGRRVYDAVVLDAPPTGRVGRFLNVTAETARLAKVGPIKTQSDGVAALLRSPMTAVHVVTLLEEMPVQESLDAIAELTALHIPIGRVIVNGARPALLPGGKVTKAEVKRGLVAAGLPASAATVSQLTAEAQAHLTRRELEESLRVELAELGRPMVELPLLPDGVDLAGLQDLAGRLLRS
- a CDS encoding DUF4177 domain-containing protein gives rise to the protein MQKWEYVTVPLLVHATKQILDNWGEDGWELVQVVPGPNPEQLVAYLKRPKA
- a CDS encoding RidA family protein — protein: MTGPAPVAGEGAVDAYAKLAELGLTLPSVVPPLASYVPAVQSGNYVYVSGQLPLVEGKLPKAGKVGAEVSAEEAAELAKICALNALAAIEALVGLGRVVKIVKLTGFVASAPGFTAQPVVINGASNLFGEVLGEQGRHARSAVGVSELPLNAPVEVEVIAEVA
- a CDS encoding MBL fold metallo-hydrolase, translating into MGGAEPESAEVDRLPGWVTLLRAPNPGPMTLDGTNTWILRAPGADFGTVIDPGPLDEGHLRRIAEHGPFQFILITHGHHDHVEGAARLSEILGGTAVLAADPAHCRHGGPLDPQEHLGGNGLEIQVLDTPGHTSDSVCFLVECEDDRVIFTGDTILGRGTTVVAAPDGDLGSYLASLTQLSAYEKVLMLPGHGPARGDTAERASFYLDHRRERLAQVAAAMAAGADTPAAVVDLVYPDIDPGVRFAAEWSAAAQIDHLRRESGATPDRLDPP
- a CDS encoding adenylate/guanylate cyclase domain-containing protein, with product MTCPVCGTVAVPGARFCHHCGAALPGAASPDAATLPAAERRIVTVLFGDLSDFTSWSEDLDPERVGAVTDRVLAALAGAVKTFGGHVDKLTGDGIMAVFGAPVAHEDDAERAVRAALSMQRAVRRVLDDERGGGAPLGLRVGLNTGEVVAGMQAGIEYTVIGDTVNTAARLADAAAVGAVYAGERTSGGTRHVASWRQLRPLRLKGKREPVPTYELLGLHDAPGTRSGLGDEAPFVGRETELGRVSGRLAEAIDSGTPRIMVMTAEAGIGKSRFAGEVKRLAAGYEVGSGAYSGHGARVLRVRCRAFGERRRFAPLADIIRKAGGLPKDVTATVGRTVVEERLRKLAGRLGAQFDTDRLLVLLGYGEAKANPGGPIAPADWPPSAKRVDAEAISVAVGGVLNALAAEAPLVVIVDDLHDATATTIDALGDTLSQLEGPVVVLLLGRPELVRTAGVMTRLADAEVHTLPPLRGADASRLLTSYLSGGKLPQADNDRLLATAQGNPFYLAEMVTLLMERGALTPAVGANAAGRWQLAAGSFDSQLLSRDLAAVLAARIDALSVEPRAVLRDASVAGTTVPSGVLEALQERRAAESRPGAVSTVELERTIDELLQRRMLHRSRGGYQFTTPLMREAAYAGIGKADLAERHAYLATWAAPESVDRPGHDGAVRLNLTGNDRDAFIATHAECAVGLADAVRLRPDATAREVAPLGVAALGRMARRALANIEPAAAIEYAERAAALTQDGLPLPDQLVHARALLRLGRAEEALAAGENITEAAADDPLCRAEGMILVGRAHEALGDTSEAVAAWQEALEVATEAQLLPERANAMRRLGMADFLAGKLSQASSRFAAAYQVTLAAGDRHGQAWALQNLAWVTTTRGDFAGTDAVLGRAARLFAELGDQVGRSWLRGTTAFARLLAGRLQEARRLARIFLPFGDRVGEGWAVGTLRVVEAYAAAELGDLGAADGQARRAYREFNEVSDDWGRGLAMVVRGAIARGLGELDHAQDLLTDALVYADRTGHPLLLGMAGTLHGFVALQRGDLATAEADAQRVMIAVEPHNPLAPAQVGPRVLLAEARTRAGDARTAIGLLAPIASDTSTPSLLFSRRHALAAYASALLAEGRVESAMTWIERAFEVPAEDVRSGVLAAMVRARVLAAAERFDEARASADEAVKLAYSTEQVSERAGAEELRDTLALAGVEPETVAYASDVPG
- a CDS encoding serine/threonine-protein kinase, whose amino-acid sequence is MTETPPGALPAPYVPGMSGLSVMARGGYATVYRATQDSVGREVAIKMENRTLDNARDQARFLREARAAGRMSSHPHVVDLFDVGVTVDQHPYLIMELCDGSYLDRMRVSPLTPAEARDVGIKIADALVHSHANGVLHRDVKPANILYSQFNAAVLADFGLAVLGEMRDSSVTLEVLTPAYAPPEMFRHENPSGAADVYALCATLYAVMNGRPPRWATDRSPSLITLMDLFTQPLPDIPGVPRALTEILRYGMANDPESRPTAEQMRDLLNNLQLDPNTPQPPPAVYRSTQNYVPPRPRPIVPSTPTREDDTPTVHQSGRKGFFSRWFN